From Planococcus halocryophilus, the proteins below share one genomic window:
- a CDS encoding b(o/a)3-type cytochrome-c oxidase subunit 1, protein MIALQDRKLALWNIGVAYVAFLIGTLCGLLQVFIRNDALQLPAWLDYYQILTAHGVLLALIFTTFFIFGFFITGMSKSLGSFGPKVRLFSWIGFWVTLLGTVMATVMIISGQASVMYTFYAPLQASGFFYVGLALVIIGTWISSFALVGHYHVWRKKHKGQLSPLFAFMTITTIIMWIIACLGVVATVLFQYIPWAFGWTDTIDVELSRSLFWYFGHPLVYFWLLPAYMAWYLIVPKLLGVKVFSDSLARLSFVLFILFSIPVGFHHQLTEPGISNFWKFLQVVLTFMVIVPSLMTAFSMFATFEIAGRKNGGKGLFGWFTKLPWKDIRFTSIFIAMAFFIPGGAGGIINASFQLNEVVHNTLWIVGHFHITVGTPVAMTFMGITFWLIPYLTGRKFTKSMKVLGLVQIITWSIGMVLMSTAQHLLGLLGAPRRTAYSSYNDHPAALEWFDGILTNHVTMAVGGSILFVSAMILIYIVVMTMFLSPKAVETKDMVDFPLAESDMSNTPKWLENWWIWIGLAAALIALAYAIPITHMIQNAPPGSEGFKTW, encoded by the coding sequence ATGATAGCGTTACAAGATCGTAAACTCGCTTTATGGAATATTGGCGTCGCATATGTTGCATTTTTAATCGGAACTTTATGTGGATTGCTTCAAGTTTTTATCCGTAATGATGCACTTCAATTACCCGCTTGGTTAGATTATTATCAAATCTTAACGGCTCACGGAGTTTTACTGGCACTTATCTTTACGACATTTTTTATTTTCGGCTTTTTTATTACAGGCATGAGTAAAAGTCTAGGTAGTTTTGGACCAAAAGTTCGTTTGTTTTCATGGATTGGCTTTTGGGTAACCTTACTCGGCACAGTTATGGCAACGGTCATGATCATTTCTGGACAAGCTTCCGTTATGTACACGTTTTATGCACCGTTACAAGCAAGTGGCTTTTTCTACGTAGGACTTGCGTTAGTGATTATTGGAACATGGATTAGTAGTTTCGCGTTAGTGGGCCATTATCACGTCTGGCGTAAAAAACATAAAGGTCAATTAAGTCCATTATTTGCTTTTATGACGATTACAACCATTATCATGTGGATTATTGCATGTCTTGGTGTTGTAGCGACGGTCTTGTTTCAATACATTCCGTGGGCGTTCGGTTGGACGGATACCATTGATGTCGAACTAAGCCGCTCATTGTTCTGGTATTTTGGCCATCCATTAGTTTATTTTTGGCTATTGCCGGCCTATATGGCTTGGTATTTAATCGTGCCCAAGCTCTTAGGTGTAAAAGTATTCAGTGATTCACTTGCACGTCTGTCTTTTGTGCTCTTTATCTTGTTCTCGATTCCAGTTGGATTTCACCATCAACTAACAGAACCAGGTATCTCGAATTTTTGGAAGTTCCTTCAAGTGGTATTGACGTTTATGGTCATCGTTCCTTCATTAATGACGGCGTTCTCCATGTTTGCAACGTTTGAAATTGCGGGGCGCAAAAATGGAGGCAAAGGTCTTTTTGGTTGGTTTACAAAATTACCTTGGAAAGATATTCGCTTTACGTCTATTTTCATCGCAATGGCATTCTTTATCCCTGGTGGAGCTGGTGGAATTATTAATGCGAGTTTCCAGCTGAATGAAGTGGTTCACAATACGTTGTGGATTGTTGGGCATTTCCATATTACCGTGGGAACTCCTGTAGCCATGACGTTTATGGGGATAACATTTTGGCTTATTCCATATTTAACAGGTCGGAAATTCACTAAGTCGATGAAAGTTTTAGGACTTGTCCAAATTATCACGTGGTCAATTGGTATGGTCTTGATGTCAACAGCGCAACATTTGTTAGGGCTTCTTGGCGCACCGAGAAGAACTGCGTACTCTAGCTATAATGACCATCCAGCTGCGTTGGAATGGTTTGATGGCATCTTAACCAATCATGTCACGATGGCAGTTGGGGGTAGCATTTTATTTGTTTCAGCAATGATTCTTATCTATATCGTCGTCATGACCATGTTTTTGTCGCCAAAAGCTGTGGAAACGAAAGATATGGTGGATTTCCCACTTGCTGAAAGCGATATGAGCAATACACCAAAATGGTTAGAAAATTGGTGGATTTGGATTGGTCTCGCTGCAGCCCTTATTGCTCTTGCTTATGCGATTCCAATAACGCATATGATTCAAAACGCACCGCCAGGCTCAGAAGGATTCAAAACGTGGTAG
- a CDS encoding cytochrome c oxidase subunit II gives MHLHKYEKIWLTLGIASLIVFLSVVGVSAFSQNHTPAGGMETIDPKKVNETAPFDNPGVTQLDDDTYQATIVAMAFGYNAPELRVPVGKEVIFKVTSTDVVHSFTIDNTKVNMMVVPGRITTKSYTFEKPGTYLILCNEYCGTGHHMMYTEIEVYEE, from the coding sequence ATGCATCTTCATAAATATGAAAAAATTTGGCTGACATTAGGGATAGCGTCGCTAATCGTATTTTTAAGCGTAGTAGGAGTGAGTGCGTTTTCCCAGAATCACACCCCTGCAGGCGGAATGGAAACTATTGACCCGAAAAAAGTAAATGAAACTGCACCTTTTGATAATCCAGGCGTTACGCAACTAGATGACGATACGTATCAAGCGACGATAGTAGCGATGGCTTTTGGCTACAATGCACCTGAACTAAGAGTTCCGGTAGGCAAAGAAGTTATCTTTAAAGTTACTAGTACCGATGTAGTTCACAGTTTTACCATTGATAACACGAAAGTAAACATGATGGTCGTTCCAGGACGGATTACTACAAAATCTTATACCTTTGAAAAACCCGGGACTTATTTAATTCTTTGTAATGAATATTGTGGGACAGGCCATCATATGATGTATACAGAAATAGAGGTGTATGAAGAATGA
- a CDS encoding Crp/Fnr family transcriptional regulator, with product MKTNIGNTDALTGIEELESIRHQIKELKKESFLFREGDIAENVYIVQSGKIRIEKVTPNGRELTLKISGPGQLVGEVTIFSEAPKYMLAARAIEDTVYLQISLKDLEEALTLNGRLSIAFMKWMGIDQQKTQTKFRDLLLHGKKGALYSTLIRLSNSYGVKTEGGILIDVVLTNQELANFCGMTREVVNRMLRDLKKNGTVSMHEGKIYLHDLNYLKTETNCENCPIYLCKID from the coding sequence TTGAAAACCAATATAGGAAATACAGACGCATTAACAGGAATAGAAGAATTAGAGTCTATTCGCCACCAAATAAAAGAACTAAAGAAAGAAAGTTTTTTGTTTCGAGAAGGAGACATTGCTGAAAATGTTTATATTGTTCAATCCGGTAAAATCAGGATTGAAAAAGTAACGCCGAATGGCCGAGAATTGACATTGAAGATTAGCGGACCAGGACAGCTTGTTGGAGAAGTGACAATTTTTTCAGAGGCACCTAAATATATGTTGGCTGCCCGTGCTATTGAAGATACCGTTTATCTTCAAATTTCATTAAAAGATTTGGAAGAGGCGTTGACGTTAAATGGTCGACTTTCTATCGCTTTCATGAAGTGGATGGGAATAGATCAACAAAAAACTCAAACGAAATTTCGAGACCTTCTGCTTCACGGAAAAAAAGGTGCACTGTATTCTACATTGATTCGACTTTCTAATAGTTATGGAGTGAAAACAGAAGGTGGAATCTTAATTGATGTTGTGTTGACCAATCAAGAATTAGCGAATTTTTGTGGAATGACTAGAGAAGTAGTCAACCGGATGTTGAGGGATCTGAAAAAGAACGGAACAGTAAGTATGCATGAAGGGAAGATTTATCTTCACGACTTAAATTATTTAAAGACGGAAACAAATTGCGAAAACTGTCCAATTTATTTGTGTAAAATTGATTAG
- a CDS encoding universal stress protein translates to MTLKYSNILVAVDGSKESELAFKKGLAAATRNNATLHLVHIIDNRSFGAIEAYDRTIADRTKKTSQELLDKYKEEALAAGVENVNVIIEYGVPKIVIPKELAPKLNIDVIICGATGLNAAERFVMGSVSERIVRTAKCDVLVVRREQADVLEDE, encoded by the coding sequence ATGACGTTAAAATATTCTAATATTCTCGTAGCGGTCGACGGCTCAAAGGAATCAGAACTCGCTTTTAAGAAAGGTTTAGCTGCCGCCACTCGAAACAACGCAACATTACACCTTGTACATATTATCGATAATCGTTCATTTGGTGCTATTGAAGCTTATGACCGCACAATTGCAGATCGCACCAAAAAAACGTCTCAAGAATTATTAGATAAGTATAAAGAGGAAGCACTCGCGGCTGGTGTTGAAAATGTAAATGTCATTATTGAATACGGCGTACCCAAAATCGTCATTCCGAAAGAACTTGCACCTAAACTAAATATCGATGTCATCATTTGCGGCGCTACAGGATTAAATGCTGCTGAACGATTTGTAATGGGAAGTGTCTCAGAACGAATTGTTCGTACAGCAAAATGTGATGTACTTGTTGTTCGTAGAGAACAAGCAGATGTATTAGAAGACGAATAA